The Cohaesibacter intestini genome has a window encoding:
- a CDS encoding KpsF/GutQ family sugar-phosphate isomerase, whose amino-acid sequence MTLPATPVDYSAIASAHSTIDNEINGLIALKAELETSLKQPFEEAVRIIRESKGRLIVTGMGKSGHIAKKLAATLASTGTPAFFVHPAEASHGDLGMIRPVDIVLAMSWSGETAELANIISYTRRFKVPMIAMTSNPESTLATQSDLSLCPPKVKEACPHGLAPTTSTTMQLCLGDALAVALLESHGFTAADFKTYHPGGSLGANLQFVRDLMHKGASLPLARPDVKMSEVIVIMSQKGFGCVGVIDEAGALIGMVTDGDLRRHLADNLLKKPVEEVMTRMPKTLPPTMLVPAAIEMMNSLSISSIFVVADDKPVGIVHMHDFLRAGVA is encoded by the coding sequence ATGACCCTTCCAGCTACCCCCGTCGACTATTCAGCAATCGCCTCGGCACACTCGACGATTGACAATGAAATCAATGGCCTGATCGCGCTGAAAGCGGAGTTGGAGACCAGCCTCAAGCAACCGTTTGAAGAAGCGGTGCGGATCATTCGCGAATCCAAAGGCCGGTTGATCGTCACCGGGATGGGCAAAAGCGGCCATATTGCCAAAAAACTGGCTGCCACTCTGGCCTCCACCGGCACGCCGGCCTTCTTCGTCCATCCAGCCGAAGCCAGCCATGGCGATCTGGGCATGATCCGGCCTGTTGATATTGTGCTGGCCATGTCCTGGTCGGGGGAAACCGCCGAGCTTGCCAACATCATTTCCTACACCCGCCGCTTCAAGGTGCCGATGATCGCCATGACATCCAATCCCGAAAGCACGCTGGCCACCCAGTCGGACCTCAGCCTCTGTCCGCCAAAGGTCAAGGAAGCCTGCCCTCACGGCCTCGCCCCGACCACGTCAACCACCATGCAGCTCTGTCTGGGCGATGCATTGGCCGTTGCCCTGTTGGAAAGCCACGGCTTCACCGCCGCCGACTTCAAGACCTATCATCCGGGTGGCTCGCTTGGCGCCAACCTGCAGTTTGTACGTGACCTGATGCACAAGGGCGCCTCGCTGCCACTGGCAAGACCAGATGTGAAAATGAGCGAAGTGATTGTCATCATGTCGCAAAAGGGCTTTGGCTGTGTTGGTGTCATCGACGAAGCTGGAGCGCTGATCGGCATGGTCACCGACGGCGACTTGCGTCGTCATCTGGCCGATAACCTCCTCAAAAAGCCAGTCGAGGAGGTCATGACCCGGATGCCAAAGACCCTGCCTCCGACCATGCTGGTGCCTGCAGCAATAGAAATGATGAACAGCCTGTCAATCAGTTCGATCTTCGTGGTCGCCGATGACAAACCGGTCGGTATTGTGCATATGCACGATTTCCTGCGGGCGGGCGTGGCATAA
- a CDS encoding outer membrane beta-barrel protein, translated as MRLLLTSTSLTRPILAGASVVILPLMVMLSTGADAQEVEQSGAQVPQSANASLWPQTGQQSVQQSLFSASSTPPLRSADGIVSNAAPQSAPATTGSIAATRGRVTYPIQPASRALPQQRPVPPFEKQQGKTVRGSRDSDAYDAVGVKAGSFLLYPSLTLFAEGTDNIDNAAVGTKGGIGRVALEVTAQSLWQRHALTLGAMGVFESYQSPNRKPDNELSANADLTLDLADQTKLALGARMERSKEEANNPDLAASGGTASIETAYGLTASLDQGAGPLKLQLRGAFDRERFDEDASRDYRSYKAGGRVGYQVTDQILPFVDVEVARKRYDQRDSSLDGYSLRGAVGVAVTDREKLSGEVSGGVMLWDPDRASLGRDTILFADASVNWSPNALWTLKGGLETSLTSSSTAATSVATRTLSLEADYAVRRNLTLSLDSSISHEDYRGSGRKDWVFDATFGAEYAFNRSVQLIARVGREQRNSNEAGADFSANKIEVGLRLRH; from the coding sequence ATGCGGTTGCTGTTGACATCGACATCTCTGACCCGCCCCATCTTGGCCGGTGCATCTGTGGTGATCTTGCCGCTGATGGTGATGCTGTCGACGGGCGCTGATGCGCAAGAGGTCGAGCAAAGCGGTGCTCAGGTGCCGCAAAGCGCCAATGCAAGCCTGTGGCCGCAAACAGGGCAGCAAAGCGTGCAGCAATCGCTGTTTTCCGCATCCTCGACGCCACCCTTGCGCAGCGCGGATGGCATTGTGTCCAATGCCGCACCACAATCTGCACCGGCGACCACCGGATCGATTGCAGCAACCCGAGGTCGGGTGACCTATCCGATCCAGCCAGCAAGCCGTGCCCTGCCGCAGCAGCGTCCAGTCCCCCCTTTCGAGAAACAGCAGGGAAAGACCGTGCGAGGCAGCCGAGACAGCGATGCCTATGATGCGGTCGGGGTGAAAGCGGGCTCTTTCCTGCTTTATCCGTCGCTCACGCTGTTTGCCGAAGGCACAGACAATATCGATAATGCGGCGGTGGGAACCAAAGGGGGCATCGGGCGGGTGGCCTTGGAGGTGACCGCGCAATCTCTCTGGCAGCGCCATGCGTTGACCCTGGGGGCAATGGGTGTGTTTGAAAGCTACCAGTCTCCGAACCGCAAGCCTGACAACGAGCTTTCCGCCAATGCGGATCTGACCCTCGATCTGGCCGACCAGACCAAGCTGGCACTCGGCGCCCGGATGGAGCGCAGTAAGGAAGAGGCGAACAATCCGGATCTGGCTGCATCGGGCGGCACAGCATCAATCGAAACGGCCTACGGTTTGACGGCGAGTCTTGATCAGGGGGCTGGCCCGCTCAAACTGCAATTGCGTGGCGCGTTTGATCGCGAACGGTTTGACGAGGATGCCAGTCGCGATTATCGGAGCTACAAGGCTGGCGGACGTGTCGGTTATCAGGTGACGGATCAGATTCTGCCATTTGTTGATGTGGAAGTCGCCCGCAAACGCTACGACCAGCGCGATAGCAGCCTTGATGGCTATAGCCTGCGTGGCGCGGTCGGGGTGGCCGTTACAGATCGCGAGAAACTGTCGGGTGAAGTATCCGGCGGGGTGATGCTCTGGGATCCGGACAGGGCTTCTCTGGGGCGCGATACGATCCTGTTTGCCGACGCTAGCGTCAACTGGTCCCCCAATGCTTTGTGGACCCTCAAGGGTGGGCTGGAGACCAGCCTGACCTCCAGTTCAACTGCTGCGACCAGCGTGGCGACCCGGACCCTGTCGCTCGAAGCCGACTATGCGGTGCGGCGCAACCTGACCCTGTCGCTTGACAGTTCCATATCTCATGAAGATTATCGCGGGTCGGGGCGCAAGGATTGGGTATTCGATGCCACCTTTGGCGCCGAATATGCCTTCAATCGTTCGGTTCAGTTGATTGCCCGTGTCGGTCGTGAACAGCGCAACAGCAATGAAGCCGGGGCGGATTTTTCTGCCAACAAAATCGAAGTGGGATTGCGCTTGCGCCACTGA
- a CDS encoding DUF882 domain-containing protein, with amino-acid sequence MVPLMAPTMAQAASRSLTLHNTHTKETQTITFKRNGRYDPEGLRQMNRFLRDWRRNESTQMDPVLFDLIWNVYKETGAKKPIHVVSGYRSPATNNMLRRRSRGVAKNSRHTKGQAMDFYLPGVPISKIRRAGLRLQAGGVGYYPTSRSPFVHIDTGNVRHWPRMTRKQLARVFPDGNTVHVPTDGRPLKGYKKAKVQVAARKAEMIRTTRSARRYSQVAKAAPARPRSPDPVRVASNKPVASQGEGTLLGRLLNRGPKAPPKPTFETVNAPGTATTTEFPTQLASLPKRPDGREETRAPGSLVATRSAQLTVSSNIDADDIIAAAEASDAKLRAAETTNPDEQAAPPILFRSLPRARPADQRSSSFQLASANPEPKPLPIQVASADQTAPDDSAVGSIGTSPVLQQLANAPQVTQTRQAPQPARTEPAADASQVASAAAPDPANVAAHVAAKQPERVELAALPHARAPITASQQDAKSVLNQLTGAAEQSNEASIVRAAYASASTTGLPTAAPRTRLIAQPDNSASDLASLPRKAERQQLASLPSNLKERIGVPRDMMAKLPRRADRAPLQAPAARNVPPRAKRTSDADASHLTKLTFAYGPSGMAHFAHMKQSTRTATFARLSRPIPANLRALVSKPSSIVDQTFSRLPGQMPQDARFSGRAIARLSIRSFR; translated from the coding sequence ATGGTGCCCTTGATGGCTCCGACCATGGCACAGGCCGCCTCCCGTTCGCTGACCCTGCACAACACCCATACCAAAGAAACCCAGACCATCACCTTCAAGCGCAATGGTCGCTATGATCCCGAAGGGCTGCGCCAGATGAACCGCTTCCTGCGTGACTGGCGTCGCAACGAAAGCACCCAGATGGATCCGGTGCTGTTTGATCTGATCTGGAATGTCTACAAGGAAACCGGGGCAAAAAAGCCGATTCACGTGGTGTCTGGCTATCGGTCCCCGGCCACCAACAACATGCTGCGCAGGCGCAGCCGAGGCGTTGCCAAGAATAGCCGTCACACCAAGGGGCAGGCGATGGATTTCTACCTGCCCGGCGTGCCAATCAGCAAAATCCGTAGGGCTGGCCTCCGATTGCAGGCCGGTGGGGTTGGATATTATCCCACGTCGCGCTCGCCCTTTGTCCATATTGATACTGGCAATGTCCGTCACTGGCCCCGCATGACACGCAAACAGCTGGCGCGGGTCTTTCCCGATGGCAACACGGTTCATGTACCGACCGATGGTCGCCCCTTGAAGGGCTACAAGAAAGCCAAAGTGCAGGTTGCAGCCCGCAAGGCTGAAATGATCCGCACCACCCGTTCTGCCCGTCGCTACAGCCAGGTGGCCAAAGCAGCACCGGCTCGGCCACGCAGCCCCGATCCCGTGCGCGTCGCCAGCAACAAACCTGTCGCGTCGCAAGGCGAAGGCACCCTTCTTGGCAGACTGCTCAATCGCGGCCCGAAAGCCCCGCCAAAGCCAACATTTGAAACTGTGAATGCACCTGGCACAGCGACAACAACAGAATTTCCAACACAACTGGCCTCGCTACCCAAGCGTCCCGACGGACGGGAAGAGACCCGCGCACCGGGCAGTCTTGTGGCCACTCGCAGCGCTCAGCTCACCGTCTCGTCCAATATCGATGCAGATGACATCATCGCAGCAGCCGAAGCCTCCGACGCCAAGCTCCGAGCCGCAGAGACCACCAACCCTGACGAACAAGCTGCGCCGCCGATCCTCTTCAGGTCCTTGCCGCGCGCGCGCCCTGCCGACCAGAGAAGCAGCTCCTTCCAGTTGGCCAGCGCCAACCCGGAGCCGAAACCACTGCCTATTCAGGTCGCGTCAGCTGATCAGACCGCACCTGACGACAGTGCTGTCGGCAGCATAGGAACTTCGCCGGTTCTCCAGCAATTGGCCAACGCACCACAAGTGACCCAGACAAGGCAGGCTCCGCAACCAGCCAGGACGGAACCTGCTGCTGATGCCTCCCAAGTGGCGTCTGCCGCGGCCCCTGATCCAGCAAATGTTGCAGCGCATGTTGCAGCGAAACAGCCTGAGCGGGTCGAACTCGCCGCTCTGCCTCATGCCCGCGCACCAATCACGGCCTCTCAGCAGGACGCCAAAAGCGTGCTCAACCAGCTGACCGGCGCAGCCGAACAGAGCAATGAAGCCTCCATCGTTCGGGCCGCCTACGCTTCGGCAAGCACCACCGGTCTGCCGACGGCTGCCCCGCGCACGCGTCTCATCGCCCAACCGGATAATAGTGCGTCAGATCTGGCATCCCTGCCACGCAAGGCCGAACGCCAACAGCTGGCGAGCCTGCCGTCCAATCTGAAGGAACGCATCGGTGTGCCACGCGACATGATGGCCAAACTGCCGCGCCGCGCCGACCGAGCCCCATTGCAAGCCCCTGCGGCCCGCAACGTGCCCCCGCGCGCCAAGCGAACCTCAGATGCAGATGCTTCGCATCTGACAAAACTGACTTTCGCCTATGGTCCATCTGGCATGGCGCACTTTGCCCATATGAAGCAATCGACCCGCACGGCGACCTTTGCCCGCCTGTCCCGTCCGATCCCGGCCAATCTCCGTGCCTTGGTCAGCAAACCATCAAGCATCGTCGATCAGACCTTCAGCAGACTTCCCGGCCAGATGCCACAGGATGCCCGCTTCAGTGGACGGGCCATCGCACGCCTGTCGATCAGAAGCTTCCGGTAA
- a CDS encoding L,D-transpeptidase family protein encodes MPKMYTAMMAITIAAAGSALCLNPSVAAEAGASSIEASGQMSANHGPLRLLDVQPSAGFEQEIANRIQINTILTALRQTDTGIDQQRDQDLFDAVAAKIDAIPRTKDFLEKRDNAALVAFYETRNFQTAWFDNGEWTDHARKLVFALSRADRDGLDPADYQTPSLALSRQAGSANEDIAQADIALSLALTRYTRHAYAGRIDPRSFPKKAVTIKPHYPDSIAALDKILVSSAPVETLRSYNPQHQGFLALRKEYNRLRFAGKKDQTPPVPSGKSLKVGMSDERVPLIWRKLGETAPSDNPTLYSEALAGKIETYQAKHGLIADGIVGNATLRVMNDDRKELISDLIANLERWRWLPRDLGDFHVMVNIPTFHVQVVEQDKAIHETRVVVGKSQHKTPIFSDQMEYLVVNPYWNVPRSIASNELLPKIKSDPSAFFSKTNYQVLASVKGRTQIIDPSKLDWEKVDATQVRLRQMPGTRNALGNIKFMFPNQHAVYLHDTPSRSLFNRDYRAFSHGCVRVHEPMEFAEVILSRTKGWNAARVKKMIGGNERRVNLANKIPVHLAYFTTWMSDDGVLQVRSDIYGHNERTKKALGL; translated from the coding sequence ATGCCTAAAATGTACACTGCCATGATGGCGATAACGATCGCAGCAGCGGGCAGCGCATTGTGTTTGAACCCCTCTGTTGCCGCCGAAGCGGGTGCCTCCAGCATCGAAGCCTCTGGTCAGATGTCTGCGAACCATGGCCCGTTGCGCCTGCTTGATGTCCAGCCGTCCGCCGGTTTCGAACAGGAAATCGCCAACCGCATCCAGATCAACACCATCCTGACCGCCCTGCGCCAGACCGACACCGGCATTGATCAGCAACGCGATCAGGACCTGTTCGACGCAGTGGCCGCCAAAATCGACGCCATTCCGCGCACCAAGGACTTCCTTGAAAAACGCGACAATGCAGCGCTCGTGGCCTTTTATGAAACCCGCAATTTCCAAACCGCTTGGTTTGACAATGGCGAGTGGACCGATCACGCCCGCAAGCTTGTATTCGCTCTGTCGCGCGCCGACCGGGACGGTCTCGACCCGGCGGATTATCAGACCCCGTCCCTCGCCCTGTCGCGTCAGGCAGGCAGCGCGAACGAGGATATTGCCCAGGCTGACATTGCCCTGTCGCTGGCACTGACCCGCTATACCCGTCACGCCTATGCCGGACGCATCGATCCGCGCAGCTTCCCGAAAAAGGCTGTGACGATCAAGCCGCACTATCCGGATTCGATTGCCGCGCTTGACAAGATCCTCGTCTCCAGCGCCCCCGTCGAAACCCTGCGCAGCTACAATCCGCAGCATCAGGGCTTCCTTGCCCTGCGCAAGGAATATAACCGCCTGCGCTTTGCCGGCAAGAAAGACCAGACGCCCCCTGTCCCAAGCGGCAAGAGCCTCAAGGTCGGTATGAGCGATGAACGCGTGCCGCTGATCTGGCGCAAGCTTGGTGAGACCGCTCCGTCGGACAATCCAACGCTATATAGCGAAGCGCTGGCCGGAAAAATCGAGACCTATCAGGCCAAACATGGTCTGATCGCGGATGGCATTGTCGGCAATGCCACCCTGCGTGTGATGAATGATGACCGCAAGGAACTGATCAGCGACCTGATCGCCAATCTCGAGCGCTGGCGCTGGCTGCCCCGCGATCTGGGTGACTTCCATGTGATGGTCAACATTCCAACTTTCCATGTGCAGGTGGTTGAACAGGACAAGGCAATCCACGAAACCCGCGTCGTGGTTGGCAAGTCCCAGCACAAGACCCCGATATTCTCTGATCAGATGGAATATCTGGTGGTCAATCCATACTGGAATGTCCCGCGCTCCATCGCTTCGAACGAATTGCTGCCTAAGATCAAGTCCGACCCTTCGGCCTTTTTCTCCAAGACCAACTATCAGGTCCTGGCAAGTGTGAAGGGCCGCACCCAGATTATCGATCCATCAAAACTTGACTGGGAAAAGGTCGATGCCACTCAGGTGCGCCTGCGTCAAATGCCCGGCACCCGTAACGCCCTTGGCAACATCAAGTTCATGTTCCCCAACCAGCATGCGGTCTATCTGCATGACACGCCATCCCGCAGCCTGTTCAATCGCGACTATCGCGCCTTCAGTCATGGCTGTGTTCGAGTGCACGAACCGATGGAATTTGCCGAAGTGATCCTTTCGCGGACCAAGGGCTGGAACGCGGCACGCGTCAAGAAGATGATCGGCGGCAACGAGCGCCGGGTTAATCTGGCGAACAAGATCCCGGTCCATCTGGCCTATTTCACCACCTGGATGTCCGATGACGGTGTGTTGCAGGTTCGGTCCGACATTTACGGCCACAATGAAAGGACCAAGAAAGCCCTTGGCCTTTGA
- a CDS encoding sigma-54-dependent transcriptional regulator: MSEKILIVDDDPVQRRLLEAIVEKSGFKAVSAEHGEQALAILEQNPASYFDLIILDLVMPNLDGMGVLQALQKTDIKAPIIVQTAHAGIDTAVNAMRAGAFDFVIKPVAPERLQVAMRNALKVNALEEEITRIRSRSQGTLSFKTIIASSEPMGRVINLGKRGAKSNIPILIEGESGVGKELIAKAIQHASDRSSKPFVTVNCGAIPDNLVESILFGHEKGAFTGAAEKHVGKFVEANGGTLFLDEVGELPLETQVKLLRALQEGEIDPVGATKPVKVDFRLISATNKDLIQLVKDGKFREDLYYRLNVFPIRVPPLRDRKDDIPALARNFLTRFAAEEGRKSLATITSDALSLLESYDWPGNIRQLENTVFRAVVLCDGDQLTVEEFPQIASQVSAFSDTVVRARAPRPEDLARMAPSADVPDQTPERVPPDTTSIPSPPEASHPSAMSGQEADPDSDALRQDPWGFLRLLDEYGNIRALAELEAEIIDRALKHHDHRMSDVARRLGIGRSTLYRKLKEYGLDQDEAESDEPTKPGARAS, encoded by the coding sequence ATGAGCGAAAAAATCCTGATCGTTGATGACGATCCCGTCCAGCGCCGACTGCTGGAAGCCATCGTTGAGAAGAGCGGCTTCAAGGCCGTCAGTGCCGAACATGGAGAACAGGCACTGGCGATTCTCGAACAGAATCCCGCCAGCTATTTCGACCTGATCATTCTTGATCTCGTCATGCCCAACCTTGACGGCATGGGCGTGTTGCAAGCGTTGCAGAAAACCGACATCAAAGCCCCGATCATCGTCCAGACCGCTCATGCGGGCATCGACACGGCCGTCAATGCCATGCGCGCTGGTGCATTCGATTTCGTCATCAAGCCGGTGGCCCCGGAACGTCTGCAAGTCGCCATGCGCAATGCCTTGAAGGTCAACGCGCTTGAAGAGGAAATCACCCGCATCCGCTCGCGCAGTCAAGGGACGCTCAGTTTCAAGACCATCATCGCCTCGAGCGAACCCATGGGCCGGGTGATCAATCTGGGCAAGCGGGGCGCAAAATCCAACATTCCGATTCTGATTGAAGGGGAATCCGGGGTCGGCAAGGAATTGATCGCCAAGGCCATCCAGCATGCCTCCGACCGCTCTTCCAAACCCTTTGTCACGGTCAATTGCGGCGCAATTCCCGACAATCTGGTCGAGAGCATCCTGTTCGGCCATGAAAAAGGGGCCTTCACCGGGGCGGCGGAAAAACATGTCGGCAAGTTCGTTGAAGCCAACGGCGGCACGCTGTTTCTTGACGAGGTCGGCGAACTGCCGCTCGAAACCCAGGTCAAATTGCTGCGTGCCTTGCAAGAAGGCGAGATTGACCCGGTCGGCGCGACCAAGCCGGTCAAAGTGGATTTCCGTCTGATCTCGGCCACCAACAAGGATCTGATCCAGCTGGTCAAGGATGGCAAATTCCGCGAGGATCTCTATTACCGTCTCAATGTCTTCCCCATCCGCGTTCCCCCCTTGCGGGACCGCAAGGATGACATCCCAGCCTTGGCGCGGAATTTCCTCACCCGCTTTGCTGCCGAAGAAGGCCGCAAGAGCCTTGCCACCATCACGTCCGATGCCCTGTCCCTGCTTGAAAGCTATGATTGGCCGGGCAACATCCGCCAGTTGGAAAACACCGTCTTCAGGGCTGTGGTCCTGTGCGACGGAGACCAGTTGACGGTTGAAGAATTCCCCCAGATCGCCAGTCAGGTCAGCGCCTTCAGCGACACGGTTGTACGCGCACGCGCTCCCCGTCCTGAAGATCTGGCCCGAATGGCCCCATCCGCAGATGTTCCGGACCAGACGCCTGAAAGGGTGCCCCCGGATACAACATCCATACCCTCCCCACCCGAGGCATCCCACCCCTCGGCCATGAGCGGACAGGAAGCAGATCCGGACAGTGACGCCCTGCGGCAAGACCCATGGGGATTTCTGCGTCTGCTTGATGAATATGGCAACATCCGCGCGTTGGCCGAGCTGGAGGCGGAAATCATCGATCGCGCCCTCAAGCATCATGATCACCGGATGTCCGATGTGGCGCGCCGCCTCGGCATTGGCCGCTCAACGCTCTATCGCAAGCTCAAGGAATATGGACTGGATCAGGACGAAGCTGAGTCGGACGAACCGACAAAACCCGGCGCTCGGGCCTCCTGA